From the Lemur catta isolate mLemCat1 chromosome 1, mLemCat1.pri, whole genome shotgun sequence genome, the window CTCCGCCCcattcccagcccagcccaggtcaCCCTCGGACCGTGCCCAGGTCCCTCACTGGTTGTACAGGGCCATCATGAGCCTGTACATCCTCCTCACCGTGGCCTTACTGTTTTGCATCATTCTCTCGGCTCTAGTCCTGGTGAAAAGTGAGTGTTTATTCTTGGGGGGTGTGGGGCAATGGGGAGCCTGCAGTTTCCACCctatctctttttattatttcaaaatattaaggtggtacaaattTTTTTGTTGCCTGGGTAGCTTTTATAATActttagtcagggctataaatttttagatttagatttttatttctttctgtgcccattaattagtttcaaattattagagagcacacatggtgtttgtttttccattctggagatatttcacttaggataacaatctccggttccatccaaattgctgcaaaagacattaattcatttctttttatggctgagtagtactccatggtatacagataccacattttcttaatccactcatgaattgatgggcacttgggttgatgccacgtctttgcaattgtgaattgtgctgcaataaacattcaagtgcaggtgtctttttgataaaatgactttttttcctttgggtggatacccagtagtgggattgctggatcgaaggGTAggctacttttagctctttgaggaatcttcatactgttttcggTACAGGTTGTACTAATGTGCAGTCCCAGCCACCACCctgtttcttccctcccccacactctcttcctctcccttccccccagcgGAGGAGCTTGAAGGGTTTTCCTGTTCCCTCTTGAACAGATTCTGAGATGTCCAAGGAGGTGCGGAATTTGAAAACGGAGATTTGGAATGGTGAGCAGAGAGGGTCTGGGGCAGAGCCATGGGGTTGTGGCAGGGCTCGGGAGAGGGGTGGCCGCACAGACACCTTTATTCCATGCCCTCAGTGACAAACTTGATGCAAGAATGTgagaagaggcaggagaagggCTTCCACCCTGTTCAGCAGAGCATCGGCGAGGTCAGGAGGAAGGTGGAGAACTTGGCGACGCAGCTAGCAGGTGCCGGAGCAGCCCTGTCCTCCGTGGGGTGCTCAGTCACCGGACTGGGGGCAGACGATTCAGGGGAGGAGACAGCCATGGTCCTGCCCTCTCACAGCTCAGGGTTTGGAGGGGTGATGGGTGCTGCCCTCCGAGTCACTCAGGAGCTATTTAAAGGCAGCTAGGAATGGGCACCTCAAATACATAGGCTCTGCAGCACTGTAGGCTGGGGGTTGGGCAGAGAGGCGGCTTTGTCTGAGGTTCCACCCAGCTTCAGCTGTCCCCATTCACCACCCCGCcccaacagaaataaacaaaatcaatacaaaCATAGAGAAAACCTTACAAGATCTGAAGAAGACAAGTACATGTAAGTTGGGGCACAGGGAGATCCATGAGGGTGGGGCCTCAGATGTGGCCCTGGCTCCTGTCCCAGGGGCAGGATCTGCCTGACTGTGGGTCTCTCCCCCTAATCCCCATAGCCCCAGCTTGAACAAATGAGACGCCATTGTAGCCACAGCATGAAGGACGGGATTGCACCTGCCAACGAAAATGGAAATGGAGCCTCCAAATCTAATGTGAACCTGCCCCTCGGCCCAAATATAGAAAATCTCGTGTCGTGGTGAATGAGTGTTGCGGAGTTGCtctcaagtgtgtgtgtgtgtgtgtgtgtgtgtgtgtgtgtgtgtgtgtaagcattTTGTGGAGGGTGATGATGAATGTTGGAGTCACAGTGAGTGTGGTGTGCATGTCCCTGTCACGTGACATACGTGAGGATAGGCATGTCATGGTGGGTGGCTGTCAGTGTCAGTGTGTCACTGTGAGTGTAGTATTGGTGACATGCATCACACATGCCTGTCTCCTTGTCCTGTGCATGAGTGTACTGTGGTAtgttgtgtgtatacacatgtcaTGGTGGGAGGTGTGTGGTGCACACTGCTATAAATGTGAGGGTCGCAGTGTGTGCCTTGCACTCCCTGTGCTAGAGCTCAATTATGTCACCCTGTGTGTTCAGGGCACATATACGCACGTGCTCGTGTCCATTTATTTCCACACTCACGTTTTGTGATTGGggaagataaatgaataaagtcgAGGGAAAACCACGTGGCTTTGG encodes:
- the MCEMP1 gene encoding mast cell-expressed membrane protein 1 isoform X5; this translates as MQAAAFKDKKRGSPAHREGAKDPDYENITLAFRNQNQPKGGHPPLTSQVLVKNSEMSKEVRNLKTEIWNVTNLMQECEKRQEKGFHPVQQSIGEVRRKVENLATQLAEINKINTNIEKTLQDLKKTSTSPA
- the MCEMP1 gene encoding mast cell-expressed membrane protein 1 isoform X6, coding for MQAAAFKDKKRGSPAHREGAKDPDYENITLAFRNQNQPKGGHPPLTSQDSEMSKEVRNLKTEIWNVTNLMQECEKRQEKGFHPVQQSIGEVRRKVENLATQLAEINKINTNIEKTLQDLKKTSTSPA
- the MCEMP1 gene encoding mast cell-expressed membrane protein 1 isoform X1: MQAAAFKDKKRGSPAHREGAKDPDYENITLAFRNQNQPKGGHPPLTSQGEQMPTCPHPTALGRAQPRSPSDRAQVPHWLYRAIMSLYILLTVALLFCIILSALVLVKNSEMSKEVRNLKTEIWNVTNLMQECEKRQEKGFHPVQQSIGEVRRKVENLATQLAEINKINTNIEKTLQDLKKTSTSPA
- the MCEMP1 gene encoding mast cell-expressed membrane protein 1 isoform X3; its protein translation is MQAAAFKDKKRGSPAHREGAKDPDYENITLAFRNQNQPKGGHPPLTSQGEQMPTCPHPTALGRAQPRSPSDRAQVPHWLYRAIMSLYILLTVALLFCIILSALVLVKNSEMSKEVRNLKTEIWNVTNLMQECEKRQEKGFHPVQQSIGEVRRKVENLATQLAAPA
- the MCEMP1 gene encoding mast cell-expressed membrane protein 1 isoform X2, which encodes MQAAAFKDKKRGSPAHREGAKDPDYENITLAFRNQNQPKGGHPPLTSQAQPRSPSDRAQVPHWLYRAIMSLYILLTVALLFCIILSALVLVKNSEMSKEVRNLKTEIWNVTNLMQECEKRQEKGFHPVQQSIGEVRRKVENLATQLAEINKINTNIEKTLQDLKKTSTSPA
- the MCEMP1 gene encoding mast cell-expressed membrane protein 1 isoform X4; this translates as MQAAAFKDKKRGSPAHREGAKDPDYENITLAFRNQNQPKGGHPPLTSQGEQMPTCPHPTALGRDSEMSKEVRNLKTEIWNVTNLMQECEKRQEKGFHPVQQSIGEVRRKVENLATQLAEINKINTNIEKTLQDLKKTSTSPA